ACATGCGCACGATCCTGCTGGTCGGCTCGTCCCAGACGCGGGTGGTGCGGCGCGGCGACGGCGAAGAGGTCGTGTGGACGCCCCGCCGCTACCCGGAGACGTGAGGGGCGCCCGGCGGCCGACGCCCCGCGTGTGCCTCCCGGACCCACATCGCCGCCTCCCCGGGCCCGCTCACGACCGGCACGCCCTCGGGCACCGGGGGTCTGCGCACCACGACCACCGGCACCCCGGCCTCACGGGCGGCCGCCAGCTTCGGCGCGGTGGCCTCTCCCCCGCTGTCCTTGGTGACCAGGACGTCGATCCGGTGCCGGCGCAGCAGCTCGCGTTCGCCGTCGAGGGTGAACGGGCCGCGGTCGAGCAGTACCTCCGTGCGGGGCGGACGCGGTGCCTCGGGCGCGTCGACCGACCGCACGAGGAACCACAGGTCGCGCAGACCGGCGAAGGCGGCGAGACCCATGCGGCCGGTGGTGAGGAAGACCCGCCCGCCGAGCGCGGGGAGCAGCGCGGCTGCCTCCGCGAGGGACCCGGCCTCGTGCCAGTCGTCCCCGGCCACCGGCGCCCAGCCGGGGCGGCGCAGGGCGAGCAGGGGGACCCCGGCGGTGGCGGCGGCCCGAGCGGCGTTGAAGCTGATGGTGCCGGCGAACGGGTGGGTGGCGTCGACCAGCAGGTCGACGGTGTGCTCGCCGAGCCAGACGGCGAGCCCTTCGGCTCCGCCGAAGCCGCCGACGCGCACCTCGCCGGGCGGCATCCGGGGCGCGGCCACCCGTCCGGCCAGGGAGTTCGTCACCCAGAGCCCCGGCAGGTGTTCGGACGCCAGGAGTTCGGCGAGCCTGCGGGCCTCCGTGGTGCCGCCGAGGATCAGTACGTGCACGGCAGGGTCGTTCCCTTTCTGCGGTTTCGTCCCTCTGGCGGGACAAGAGTGAGCGGGACATGAGCGGCGAGGCCAGGGGCGGTCGCGGCGCCCAACTCAAGCACACCGGTCTGCGACCCGGCTGGACCACGGGAGCCTGCGCGACGGCGGCGACGACCGCCGCGTACACGGCGCTGCTGACGGGTGACTTCCCCGACCCGGTGACGATCACGCTGCCCAGGGGCCAGACGCCGTCCTTCGCGCTCGCGGCCGAGGAGCTGACGGACGGCTGCGCGATGGCGGGGATCGTGAAGGACGCGGGCGACGATCCGGACGTCACGCACGGGGCGCTGGTCCGGGCGACGGTGCGGCGTCTGCCCGCCGGGTCCGGGGTCGTCTTCCGCGCCGGACCGGGCGTGGGCACGGTCACCCGCCCCGGCCTGCCGCTGCCGGTCGGCGAACCGGCCGTGAACCCCGTGCCCCGGCAGCTGATGCGCGACCACGTCGCACGGGTCGCCGAGCGGTACGGCGCCGGCGGTGACGTCGAGATCACCGTCTCCGTCGACGACGGCGAGGAGATCGCCCGCTCCACCTGGAACCCCCGGCTCGGCATCCTCGGCGGCCTCTCCGTCCTGGGCACCACCGGGATCGTCGTGCCGTACTCGTGCTCGGCGTGGATCGACTCGATCCGGCGCGGGGTGGACGTGGCCCGTGCTGCGGGGCGTACGCATGTCGCGGGGTGCACCGGCTCCACCTCGGAGCGGACCGTCGTCGAGGAGTACGGCCTGCCCGAGGACGCGCTGCTGGACATGGGCGACTTCGCGGGCGCGGTACTGAAGTACGTCCGCCGCCATCCCGTGGACCGCCTGACGGTGTGCGGCGGTTTCGCGAAGCTCTCCAAGCTCGCCGCCGGCCACCTCGATCTGCACTCCGGGCGCTCCCAGGTCGACAAGGGCTTCCTCGCCGGGCTCGCCCGGCGCGGCGGCGCCGACGAGGCCCTGACCGCCGAGGTGGCGGGGGCCAACACCGGGCTCGCCGCCCTCCAGCTGTGCCGGGCGGCCGGGGTTCCGCTGGGCGACCTGGTGGCGAGGGCGGCCCGCGACCAGTCGCTGGCCGTGCTGCGCGGGGCGCCGGTCGCGGTCGACGTGATCTGCGTCGACCGCGCGGGGACGGTGGTGGGCCGCAGCGGGGTGGCCTGAGCGCGGGACAGGGGGACTACCCGTCCGCGTGGCCGGTCTCGTCCCGCACCGGGCCCACCCGCAGGCGGTTGCCGTCCGGATCGCTGAGGGCGAGTTCCCGTCCCCAGGGCTGCTCCTCGGGCACGACGCCGAACTCGGCGGCGACCGCGTCGAGGTCGGCGAACCGCAGGTACATCAGGGTGTCCGGGCGCGCGTCGCCCTCGTGCTCCGACAGATGGAGCCGGACCCGCCCGCGGGCGACCTCCGCGAACACGGGGAACCCCGGTTCGAAGCGGTGCTCCCACTGCTGGACGAAGCCCAGCCGGGCGTACCAGCGCACCGCCGCCGCCGCGTCGCGCACCCGCAGGATCGGGATGACCTCTTCGGACGCCGCCTGGGACTCAGCAGACATGCCGGTCCCGCTCCGTCGAGTACAGGTGGCTGTCGCGGAACTGCTCCGCGCCGAGCGTCCGCCCGACCATGATGACGGCCGTGCGCAGCACCCCCGCGTCCTTCACCTTCCCGGCGATCTCGTCGAGCGTGCCGCGGAGGACCAGCTCGTCGGGGCGGGAGGCGTAGGCGACGACGGCGGCGGGGCAGTCGGCGCCGTAGTGCGGCAGCAGCTCGTCCACCACACGGTCCACGTACCGGGCGGCGAGGTGCAGCACGATCAGCGCGCCGCTGCGGCCCAGGGTGGCGAGGTCCTCGCCCTCGGGCATGGCGGTGGCCTGCTGGGCGACGCGGGTCAGGATGACCGTCTGCCCGACCGTCGGCACGGTCAGCTCCCGCTTCAGGGCGGCCGCCGCCGCGGCGAAGGCCGGAACGCCCGGGACCACCTCGTAAGGCACCCCGGCCGCGTCCAGCCGCCGCATCTGCTCCGCGACCGCGCTGAACACGGAGGGGTCCCCGGAGTGCAGCCGGGCGACGTCGTGGCCCTCCTCGTGCGCGCGGACCAGTTCGGCCGTGATCTCGTCCAGGGTGAGCTGCGCGGTATCCACCAGCCTCGCGTCCGCGGGGCACTCCGCGAGCAGTTCGCGCGGCACCAGGCTGCCCGCGTACAGGCAGACCCGGCAGGCGGCGAGCGTCCGGGCGCCGCGCACCGTGATCAGGTCGGCGGCGCCGGGGCCGGCACCGATGAAGTACACGGTCATATGTCTGCTCCTGCGGATGGTTCGACGGTCTTCTCCACGGCCCACTGGGTGACCGGCATCGCCTGCCGCCACCCGGTGAAGCCGCCCACGGGGACGGCGTGCGCCACGGCCAGGCGGACCAGTTCGCCGCCGTGGCGGCGGTGGGCGTCGGCGAGCAGCGCCTCGGATTCCAGCGTCACGGTGTTGGCCACCATGCGGCCGCCGTCCGGCAGCGCGTCCCAGCAGGCGGCCAGCAGGCCGGGGGCGGTGAGGCCGCCGCCGACGAACACCGCGTCCGGCCGGGGCAGCCCGGCCAGCGCCTCGGGGGCGGCCCCGGTCACCACTTGGAGACCCGGCACGCCGAGCCGTTCGGCGTTGCGGGTGATGCGCTCGGCACGGGCCGGGTCCCGTTCGACGGTGATCGCCCGGCAGGCGGGGTGCGCACGCATCCATTCGACGGCGATCGAGCCGGAGCCGCCGCCGACGTCCCACAGGAGTTCGCCGGGTGCGGGGGCCAGCGCGCCGAGCGTGGCGGCGCGGATGTGCCGTTTGGTGAGCTGCCCGTCGTGCTCGTAGGCCGCGTCCGGCAGGCCCGGCACCGCGCCCAGGCGCAGGGCCTCCGGGTCCCGGCGGCACTCGACGGCGACGATGTTGAGGGGGTCGCCCGGTGGGTGCGGCGGCGGCCAGTCCTCGGCGGTGGCCGGTGCCGTCGTGCGCTCCCGCACGCCGCCGAGCTGTTCCAGCACCCGCATCCGGCTCGGGCCGAAGCCGCGGTCCCTGAGCAGGGCGGCGACCTCGTCGGGGGTGGTGGCGTCCGCGCTGAGCACGAGGAGGCGCCGGCCGTCGTGCAGGGCGGCGGCGAGGCGGGCCGCGGGCCGTCCCACGAGCGTGACGACCTCGACGTCCTCCAGGGGCCAGCCGAGGCGGGCGCAGGCGTGGGAGACGGACGAGGGGTGCGGCAGGACGCGCACGGCGCCGGGCCCGAGTTCTTCGGTGAGGGCGCGGCCGATGCCGTAGAACATGGGATCGCCGCTGGCCAGGACGGCGATACGGCGGCCGGCGTGCGCGGCGAGGAGGCCGGGGACCGCGGGCCGCAGTGGGGAGGGCCAGGCGACCCGTTCCCCGCCGCACTCCGGGGGCAGCAGATCGAGTTGGCGTGCGCCGCCGATCACGACGTCCGCGTCGAGCAGGGTCCCTCGCGCGGTGTCCGCGAGCCCTTCCCAGCCGTCGGCGCCGATCCCGACGACGGCCGGTGCGGGGGTGTGGGCGGTGGTCACTGCTGAGTACCTCGGGGTCCGGGAGAGGCGGCAGACGCGCTCTGCCGAAGACGCACTCTACGGGGCGCCCACCTGCGCAGGGCCGCTCGGGTGCACATCGTCCGTGCACATCGGATCCTCCTTGTTGCATACTGTTCGCAACAGCTTGTTCTGCGTATGAAGGCGTGAGTGCCGTGCTTGCGCCCATGCGTTCCGGCCCGGTGCCGGCCATCGACCGGGCGGCGCGGGCGGGGGATCCTCGCGCCGCCCTCCTCCCCCCTTCACCGCCAGTGACCGCCCGATGACCTCCGGCATCCGTGTCCACCGCGGACCCGGGGTGCTCGCGCACATCGAAACGCTCCGTTCGGTGTACGTCGACGCGTTCTGCGCGCCGCCCTGGAACGAGGACGAGGACAGGGCGACGGAGTTCGCGGCGCGGCTGCGGGTGGACGCGGGCCGGCCCGGGTTCACCGCGGCGACCGCCGTACGGGACGGGGAGGTCGCCGGTTTCGCCACCGCGTGGACGACCCCGGCGCCCTTTCCCACCGACCGCTGCCACCCGCAGGCCGCGGCGGGCCTGGGCGCCGGCCGCACCGCCGACTGGCTGTGCGGCGCCCGGGGGATCGACGAACTGGCCGTCCGCCGAGCGGACCGCGGCTCCGGTCTCGCGGGCGGCCTGCTGGACGCGGTGACCGAGGACGCGCCCGGGGGACGCGCCTGGCTGCTGACGTCGGTCCGCGGCGGACCGGCCCTCGCCTTCCACCGCCGCCGGGGCTGGACCCAGGCGACCCACCCCTCCCCCGACGGCCGAGGCATCGTCGTGCTCATCGGCCCGCGCCATCCCGCCCGTTTCTCGGTGCCGCTTCCCCTCTGAGCCGCTTGGTCACGCGCAGGTCCCGGCGGCCTGACTGGTCCCACCCGCGTGAGTGATGAAAACTGACGCCATGGACCGCTTGCCACGGCGGAGCATCGCCGGCCAGGTCTTTCTGCTGCAGGTCGGCACAGCGGTGCTGCTCATCGTCACCGCGGTGGTGCTCCTTGTGTTCCAGGCACAGCGGGTCAGCACCGACGACGCCCGCCATGCCGCCCGGGGCGTCGCGGAGTCCTTCGCCACCGCGCCGGGCACGGCGACGGCCGTCACCGGGACCGACCCCACCGCGGTGCTCCAGCCCCGTGCCCAAGCCGTCGCCAAGTCCGCCGACGTCGACTACGTCGTGGTCTTCGACGACGAGGGCATCCGCCTGACACACCCCGATCCCGCGCTGATCGGGAAACGCATCGTCGGCCCACCCGGGGTACTGGAGGAGGTCCTCGACGGCCGGTCGTTCACCCGGACGTTCGATTCGAGCGTGGGCCCGACGGTGAATGCCGACGCCCCCGTGCGGGCGGCGGACGGCCGCGTGGTGGGCGGTGTGGCCGTGGGCATCACGATCACCAACGTCAACGAGTCGGCCAACCGTCAAATGCCCGCTCTCCTGATCGCGGGCGCCACCTCCTTCGCGCTGGCCCTCGGTGCCGGAGCCCTGGTGAGCCGGCGGCTGCGGCGGCAGACCCACGGTCTCGGACCGGTCGAGATCACCCGCATGTACGAACACCACGACGCGGTGCTGCACACCATCCGGGAGGGTGTGCTGATCGTCGACGGCGACCGTCTGGTGCTCGCCAACGACGAGGCGCGGCGCCTCCTCGGCCTCCCCGAAGGGTGCGAGGGGCTCCCCCTCGACGGCCTCGGACTGGACCCGGCGATCGTCGAACTGCTCACCTCGGGCGACACCCGCACGGACGAGATGCACACGGCCGGGGACCGGCTCCTGGCGATCAGCCTGCGCCGGGTGGACCGGGAGGACGTGGCCACCGGATCCGTGGCCACGCTGCGGGACACGACCGAGCTGCACCGGGAGCGGAGCAGGGCGGAGCGCGCCCACAAGCGGCTGGAACTCCTCTACGACGCGAGTGCCCGGATCGGCACCACACTCGACGTGGTGCGCACCGCCGAGGAACTGGCGGAGGCGTCGACGCCACGGTGCGCCGACTTCGTCACCGTCGAACTGCTGGAAGCGGTACTGCGGGGCGAGGAAGCCGCCCCGGGCGACCTGACCATGCACCGCGTGGTCCTGCACGGCGTGCGCGACGACGCGCCGCTGATCCCGGTCGGCGAGGCGATGACCATTCGGCCCGGCACTCCCGCGACAACGGGTCTCGCCTCCGGACACGCCGTTCTCGTCGCGGACCTGAGCGCGGAGACCGGCTGGCAGCTACAGGATCCCGACCGCGCGCCCAGGGTCCTCGCCTACGGCATCCACTCACTGGTCTCCGTTCCCCTGCGCGCCCGGGGCGTCGCGCTCGGCGTGGCCAACTTCTGGCGCGGTGCGGGCTCCGAGCCGTTCACCCGGGAGGACCTGTCCATCACCGAGGAACTGGCGTCGCGAGCCGCGGTCGCCATCGACAACGCGAGGCGCTACCACCGCGAGCACACCGTCGCGGTGGCTCTGCAGCGCAGCCTGCTGCCGCACGGACTGCCGGTGCAGAACGCCCTCGACATCGCCTACCGCTACCTGCCGGCGCAGGCGGGCGTGGGCGGCGACTGGTTCGACGTGATCCCGCTGTCCGGCGCGCGGGTCGCCCTCGTGGTGGGCGACGTCGCCGGTCACGGTCTGCACGCCGCGGCCACCATGGGCCGGCTGCGGACCGCCGTGCAGAACTTCGCCGGCCTGGACATGGCTCCCGACGAGCTCCTCGGCCACCTCGACGAACTGGTGACCGGCCTCGACCGGGACCGCGCCGAGACGAGCAGCGGTTCGGACATCGTCGGTGCCACCTGTCTCTACGCCGTGTACGACCCGGTCTCCGGTGACTGCACCATGGCCCGCGCCGGGCACCCGCCGCCGGCCGTCGTCCGCCCGGACGGCAGCGTGGACTTCCCCGAGCTGCCGCCCGGCCCTCCGCTGGGCCTCGGCGGCCTGCCCTTCACCCCGGCCGAGTTCCGGCTCCCCGAGGGCAGCCGGCTCGTCCTGTTCACCAACGGGCTGGTGACGGACCGGGGCCGGGACATCGAGGCGGGCCTCGACCAGCTCCGCAGGCGGCTCGCCGGCGCGGACCGGACGCCGGACGAGACCTGTGCCGTGCTGCTGGACGCGCTGCTCCCCGACCGCCCCGACGACGACATCGTCCTGCTGGTGGCCCGGACCCGGGCCTTCCCCGCCGACCGGGTCGCCGAGTGGCACGTGCCGCGTGACCCCGCGGCCGTCGCCGGCGTCCGGGCCGACGCGACGCGCCGACTCAGCGAGTGGGGCCTCGAGGAGACGGCGTTCACCACCGAGCTGATCCTCAGCGAGCTGGTCACCAACGCCATCCGGCACGCGGCCGAACCGGTGCGCGTCCGGCTGCTGCTCGACCGCAACCTGATCTGCGAGGTCTCCGACGGCAGCAGCACGGCACCCCACCTGCGCATGGCCGCCACCACCGACGAGGGAGGCCGCGGCCTGTTCCTCGTCGCCCAGTGCGCCACGCGCTGGGGCACCCGGTATCACGCGCAGGGCAAGGTCATCTGGACCGAACAGTCCCTGAACCCGCTGGACACCGACGGCCCGTGACCGCCCCCGCTACCCCGCCGGACAGCAGTCGCCGCGCTTCGAGCCGTTCGGCGCGCGGTAGTAGAGGCAGCAAGTGCGCGCCGGAACGTGAGATCCGGTCCGGTGGTCGAGGACGATGCCGTGCAGGAACACGCAGGCCAGGGCGGGCGACCAGAGGCGTGCCGCGTGACCGAGGCGGGCGATGGACACGCCGATCCGCGCTTCCGGCGCGCGGTGGCGGTGCGCGACGGCCTCGGCGAGGTCGGTGAACCCCGCGCGTAGGAGGGGCCGACCGGATGCCGGTCGGCATCTCCACCCCCGACGCGCAGGACGGAGAAGCCCTCGAGGGCGGTGACGTCGGCGGGCGGCATCTGAACGTTTCCGGACACCGGGTGCTCCTCGTGAGCGCCGAGTCAGGAGGCCGGGCCGCGTCGCGGGGGCGTGATGGCGTACAGGTCGAGGATGTCGGGCCGCGGTGCGACACCTGGGCCGCCGGCGCGGACCCAGTCGGCGATGTCCTCGGTGGCGTCGGGGTCGTTGACCAGTCCGAGCCAGACGGGACGGGCGCCGGCGGCGCGGCCCGCCGCGGAGGGCTGGACGACGATCACGTTGGCCTGTTCGCACACGTCGAGGCAGTCCGACACCCGCACGGGCACCCGGGCCCGCAGACGCGTCGTCTGCGCCGCGTGATCGACGCCGATGATCTTCGGGGTGCCGCAGCAGCAGTCCCGGCAGACGACGACGCGCGAGGGCGTCGGGTCCGCGGGTGCGCCGGGCGTCGCCCCGGCCGGGCCGGCGTGGGCGGGCATACGGCATCGTCCCTCTCCCCGGGGAGATCCGCCCCGGTGGTCCGTCGAGGAGGCGACCGCGTGAGTCTCCTGGCTCTCGGGTCGTCGCTCGCCCCACCCCTTCCCACCCGGTGCGGGCAGTGGTCGTGTGGGGGCTCGCTCGCCGATCACAGTGGCGGGACCGCGCCGGATTCGCACCGGCTTCCTCGGGCCGCCGTCGCCCAATTGCTCCGGGCATCCTCGCATCCCGGCCCCGGAGCTGTCAGCGGGGCCCCGCTCCGCCCTTCAGGCGCTGGTCCGCAACCCGCTCGCCGAGCCGTACCTGCTCGGCGTCTCCTCCGGCGCCTCCCTCGGCGCGGTCTCGGTCATCGTCTTCGGCGTCGGCGTCCTCGGCCCCCTGTCGCTGTCGGCCGCCGCGTTCGCCGGCGCCCCCGGCGCGCTGGTGATCGTGCACGCCACCGCCCGCACCGGGGCGCATCACCTCGACGCGCCTGGTCCTGTCCGGGGTGGCGGTCGCGGCGGTGCTCACCGCCGTCCTCGACCTGCTGCTGCTCACCACCGACCACGGCGACGAGGCCCGGGCGGTGCTCGCCCGGACCCTGGGCGGTCTCGGCGGCGTCAACTGGGAGACCCTGTGGCTGCCGGAACTGGCGGTGCTGCTGGGCATCGGCGTGCTCCTGGTGCAGGCCCGCAACCTCAACCTGCCGCCGGCCGGTGAGGAGGCGACGCGCCGCGACCGACCTGTCCGTCGAGGGCGTCACCCTCACCGCCGGAGCACGCCACCTGGTGCGCGACGTCTCGCCGACCGCCTCGGCGGGCGAGGTGATCGGCCTGGTCGGTCCCAACGGCAGCGGCAAGTCCAGCCTGCTGAGGGCCGTCTACCGCGTCCTGCGCCCGGACACCGGTACGGTCCGCGTCGACGGCGCCGACACCTGGTCGATGCCCGCGCGGCGACTCACGCGCACGGTGGCGGCCGTGGTGCAGAACTCGGCCACGGACTTCGACCTCGCCGTCCGGGAGGTCGTGGCCATGGGCCGGACGCCGCACAAGCGGATGCCGGCCGGCGACACGGCGGAGGACGCCGCCGTCATCGACCACGCCCTGGCCGTGGTCGACGCCGACCGGCTGGCCGACCGTCCCTTCGACCGGCTCTCCGGCGGCGAGCGCCGGCGGGTCCTCATCGCCCGCGCTCTCGCCCAGCGGCCCGCCCTGCTGGTCCTCGACGAGGCGACCACCAACTCGCCGTCCGCCATCAGCTGGACGTCCTCGACGTGCTGCGCCGGCTGTCGGCGACCGTGCTGCTCGCCCCGCACGACCTCAACCTGGCCGCGTACTGCTGCGACCGCCCCCACGTCCTGCGCGAGGGGGAGGTCGCGGCCTCGGGCCCGCCGGCCGAGGTGCTCACGCCGTCGCTGCTCGCCGACGTGTACGGGGTCGTGGGAGGGGAGAGCGTGCATCCGCGTACGGGCGCGCCCCAGGTGACGTTCGTGCCCGGCGAGCGTCCGAGCGACCTCCCGACCGAGCGGCCGCGCTGACGCGCCGGGGCCACGTCGCGAGCGGGCCGCGTCAGTTGTTCACGTCCTGCTCGAAGTCCTCGGCGCAGGCGTCCCGTTCGCTCTGCGAGTCGGCGTGCTGGACGCAGTCGTCGAAGTCCTTGAACTCGTCCGAGTTGAGGATGGACGCACCGATCGCGATGATCACCACGGAGGCGATCAGACCGAGCACGCCGAGTACGGCGCCGACGATGGACATCCCACGGCGCGGCGCCCGTCCGCCGCGCGCCCTGCGCGCGCCGATGATGCCGAAGATCAGGGCCAGCAGACCGAGCAGGGCCCCGCCGATGACGGTCCAGAAGAGCAGGAGGGCCAGGATGCCGAGGACGAGGGCGGCGACCGCCATGCCGTTGGAGCGCCTCATGCCGGCGTCGTGGTGCGTCTGGTGGGCGTCGCCGGAAGATGCGGGGTGTTCGGGAAACGACACGTCGTCACTCTCATCTCTGTTTCCGTCCGGTTGAGTTGCCGTACGTGCCGGATGCCCCGATGTCGATGACGGATGCGTGGGAGGCCGGATCCGGCGCCGTGTGCGCCGCGCCTGCCGGCCCGCACCGGGACGGGCGGGGCCGGCGGGAGCCTGCTCGCCCTCCGGGCCGCGGACCGGATGCACGAGCGGGCGGCCGGGCGGTCGCGTGGGCCGGTCTCCGGCCGCCCGGGTCGACCGGCATCCGAGAGGGCGGCGGCTACGAACCACGAGTGAGGGTTGTGCGGCGACTCGCATCCGTCGCCGTGGGACACGGTGCGGGCGGGATTACCCGTTCAGCCTGGACTTCCGCTACGGCTGGGACGGCATCGACGACGGGAGTTTCGACTTCCCGCCGGGCACCACCTGGTTCGTCGGCGGGAGACTCTCCCGGTACGGCGCGGCGAAGGCCTCGTTCTGTCAGGGCATGGCCGCGAACGGATTCACCGCTCGCGGCCCATGACGGGGTGACCGGGCGGACCGGCGGGCGGGTGGGCCGCG
The Streptomyces sp. NBC_01723 genome window above contains:
- a CDS encoding cobalt-precorrin-6A reductase, translated to MHVLILGGTTEARRLAELLASEHLPGLWVTNSLAGRVAAPRMPPGEVRVGGFGGAEGLAVWLGEHTVDLLVDATHPFAGTISFNAARAAATAGVPLLALRRPGWAPVAGDDWHEAGSLAEAAALLPALGGRVFLTTGRMGLAAFAGLRDLWFLVRSVDAPEAPRPPRTEVLLDRGPFTLDGERELLRRHRIDVLVTKDSGGEATAPKLAAAREAGVPVVVVRRPPVPEGVPVVSGPGEAAMWVREAHAGRRPPGAPHVSG
- a CDS encoding cobalt-precorrin-5B (C(1))-methyltransferase produces the protein MSGEARGGRGAQLKHTGLRPGWTTGACATAATTAAYTALLTGDFPDPVTITLPRGQTPSFALAAEELTDGCAMAGIVKDAGDDPDVTHGALVRATVRRLPAGSGVVFRAGPGVGTVTRPGLPLPVGEPAVNPVPRQLMRDHVARVAERYGAGGDVEITVSVDDGEEIARSTWNPRLGILGGLSVLGTTGIVVPYSCSAWIDSIRRGVDVARAAGRTHVAGCTGSTSERTVVEEYGLPEDALLDMGDFAGAVLKYVRRHPVDRLTVCGGFAKLSKLAAGHLDLHSGRSQVDKGFLAGLARRGGADEALTAEVAGANTGLAALQLCRAAGVPLGDLVARAARDQSLAVLRGAPVAVDVICVDRAGTVVGRSGVA
- a CDS encoding glyoxalase superfamily protein; amino-acid sequence: MSAESQAASEEVIPILRVRDAAAAVRWYARLGFVQQWEHRFEPGFPVFAEVARGRVRLHLSEHEGDARPDTLMYLRFADLDAVAAEFGVVPEEQPWGRELALSDPDGNRLRVGPVRDETGHADG
- the cobM gene encoding precorrin-4 C(11)-methyltransferase; translation: MTVYFIGAGPGAADLITVRGARTLAACRVCLYAGSLVPRELLAECPADARLVDTAQLTLDEITAELVRAHEEGHDVARLHSGDPSVFSAVAEQMRRLDAAGVPYEVVPGVPAFAAAAAALKRELTVPTVGQTVILTRVAQQATAMPEGEDLATLGRSGALIVLHLAARYVDRVVDELLPHYGADCPAAVVAYASRPDELVLRGTLDEIAGKVKDAGVLRTAVIMVGRTLGAEQFRDSHLYSTERDRHVC
- the cbiE gene encoding precorrin-6y C5,15-methyltransferase (decarboxylating) subunit CbiE — translated: MTTAHTPAPAVVGIGADGWEGLADTARGTLLDADVVIGGARQLDLLPPECGGERVAWPSPLRPAVPGLLAAHAGRRIAVLASGDPMFYGIGRALTEELGPGAVRVLPHPSSVSHACARLGWPLEDVEVVTLVGRPAARLAAALHDGRRLLVLSADATTPDEVAALLRDRGFGPSRMRVLEQLGGVRERTTAPATAEDWPPPHPPGDPLNIVAVECRRDPEALRLGAVPGLPDAAYEHDGQLTKRHIRAATLGALAPAPGELLWDVGGGSGSIAVEWMRAHPACRAITVERDPARAERITRNAERLGVPGLQVVTGAAPEALAGLPRPDAVFVGGGLTAPGLLAACWDALPDGGRMVANTVTLESEALLADAHRRHGGELVRLAVAHAVPVGGFTGWRQAMPVTQWAVEKTVEPSAGADI
- a CDS encoding GNAT family N-acetyltransferase, with product MTSGIRVHRGPGVLAHIETLRSVYVDAFCAPPWNEDEDRATEFAARLRVDAGRPGFTAATAVRDGEVAGFATAWTTPAPFPTDRCHPQAAAGLGAGRTADWLCGARGIDELAVRRADRGSGLAGGLLDAVTEDAPGGRAWLLTSVRGGPALAFHRRRGWTQATHPSPDGRGIVVLIGPRHPARFSVPLPL
- a CDS encoding SpoIIE family protein phosphatase, which codes for MDRLPRRSIAGQVFLLQVGTAVLLIVTAVVLLVFQAQRVSTDDARHAARGVAESFATAPGTATAVTGTDPTAVLQPRAQAVAKSADVDYVVVFDDEGIRLTHPDPALIGKRIVGPPGVLEEVLDGRSFTRTFDSSVGPTVNADAPVRAADGRVVGGVAVGITITNVNESANRQMPALLIAGATSFALALGAGALVSRRLRRQTHGLGPVEITRMYEHHDAVLHTIREGVLIVDGDRLVLANDEARRLLGLPEGCEGLPLDGLGLDPAIVELLTSGDTRTDEMHTAGDRLLAISLRRVDREDVATGSVATLRDTTELHRERSRAERAHKRLELLYDASARIGTTLDVVRTAEELAEASTPRCADFVTVELLEAVLRGEEAAPGDLTMHRVVLHGVRDDAPLIPVGEAMTIRPGTPATTGLASGHAVLVADLSAETGWQLQDPDRAPRVLAYGIHSLVSVPLRARGVALGVANFWRGAGSEPFTREDLSITEELASRAAVAIDNARRYHREHTVAVALQRSLLPHGLPVQNALDIAYRYLPAQAGVGGDWFDVIPLSGARVALVVGDVAGHGLHAAATMGRLRTAVQNFAGLDMAPDELLGHLDELVTGLDRDRAETSSGSDIVGATCLYAVYDPVSGDCTMARAGHPPPAVVRPDGSVDFPELPPGPPLGLGGLPFTPAEFRLPEGSRLVLFTNGLVTDRGRDIEAGLDQLRRRLAGADRTPDETCAVLLDALLPDRPDDDIVLLVARTRAFPADRVAEWHVPRDPAAVAGVRADATRRLSEWGLEETAFTTELILSELVTNAIRHAAEPVRVRLLLDRNLICEVSDGSSTAPHLRMAATTDEGGRGLFLVAQCATRWGTRYHAQGKVIWTEQSLNPLDTDGP
- a CDS encoding (2Fe-2S) ferredoxin domain-containing protein — encoded protein: MPAHAGPAGATPGAPADPTPSRVVVCRDCCCGTPKIIGVDHAAQTTRLRARVPVRVSDCLDVCEQANVIVVQPSAAGRAAGARPVWLGLVNDPDATEDIADWVRAGGPGVAPRPDILDLYAITPPRRGPAS
- a CDS encoding DUF4190 domain-containing protein is translated as MSFPEHPASSGDAHQTHHDAGMRRSNGMAVAALVLGILALLLFWTVIGGALLGLLALIFGIIGARRARGGRAPRRGMSIVGAVLGVLGLIASVVIIAIGASILNSDEFKDFDDCVQHADSQSERDACAEDFEQDVNN